One Sodalis praecaptivus DNA segment encodes these proteins:
- a CDS encoding PTS sugar transporter subunit IIB → MKHMMICCGAGVATSTVALKKLETYLAAEGLLDKVRISQGTVAEAATRSDLDFIVSTSPAKVAVPVINALPLLTGMGTDKVFESVKAQILG, encoded by the coding sequence ATGAAACACATGATGATCTGTTGTGGCGCCGGCGTAGCGACCAGTACCGTCGCGCTAAAAAAACTGGAAACCTATCTGGCGGCGGAAGGGTTGCTTGACAAGGTGAGAATTTCGCAAGGCACGGTGGCCGAAGCCGCCACGCGCAGCGACCTGGATTTTATCGTCTCAACCTCGCCCGCCAAAGTGGCGGTGCCGGTGATTAATGCGCTGCCGCTGTTGACCGGCATGGGCACCGATAAGGTATTCGAGAGCGTTAAAGCCCAAATCCTGGGCTGA
- a CDS encoding sulfite exporter TauE/SafE family protein, producing MIVSELLCCLILGVGLGICGGMLGIGGGLIAIPVLSLLFHMDQLLAQGTALIMVTPNVLIGFLRYRQRNHIDLRQTFKLCLFATVSAWFAAQMASAMPVDGLQKAFAAFLLLLAAYYLWQWFDSRRHPVAAAVLSARFLPLLGIASGFMSGIFTVGGGLVVVPALVSLFGFSQTQAQGIALALVVPGALAALFSYAQAGNADWSIGLPLALGGIVSVSWGVALAHKLPVMWLKFAFCLVLIGVAIAMLAA from the coding sequence ATGATTGTGTCTGAATTGTTGTGCTGTCTTATTCTGGGCGTTGGGCTGGGAATATGCGGCGGTATGCTGGGCATCGGCGGCGGCTTGATCGCTATCCCGGTGTTAAGCCTGTTGTTCCACATGGATCAGCTGCTTGCCCAAGGTACCGCGCTGATTATGGTAACGCCCAATGTGCTGATCGGGTTTCTGCGCTACCGCCAACGCAACCATATCGATTTGCGGCAAACCTTCAAACTTTGTCTGTTCGCTACCGTATCCGCCTGGTTCGCCGCGCAAATGGCGTCGGCCATGCCCGTTGACGGATTGCAAAAGGCGTTTGCCGCGTTTTTGCTGCTGCTTGCGGCCTATTACCTTTGGCAGTGGTTCGACAGCCGCCGCCATCCGGTCGCCGCCGCCGTTCTGTCCGCCCGGTTTTTACCGCTGCTCGGCATTGCGAGCGGGTTTATGTCGGGCATTTTCACCGTTGGCGGCGGGTTGGTGGTAGTGCCGGCGCTGGTGTCGCTGTTCGGCTTTAGCCAGACGCAGGCGCAGGGGATCGCCCTGGCGTTGGTCGTCCCCGGGGCCCTGGCGGCGCTGTTTTCCTACGCGCAAGCCGGCAACGCGGATTGGAGCATCGGACTGCCGCTGGCGCTGGGCGGCATCGTCAGCGTCTCCTGGGGCGTGGCCCTGGCACACAAGCTGCCCGTGATGTGGCTAAAATTTGCCTTTTGTCTGGTGCTGATCGGCGTGGCGATCGCGATGCTGGCGGCCTGA
- a CDS encoding RidA family protein gives MTETSHVALQCITAPDVPPPAGHYSHAVRTGNWVFVSGVLPVTVTPEADFAAQTEAALRQCQQILAAAGCGWPQVAQCTAYIVGITHWPVFNQCYAHFLQHHKPARAVVPVPALHHGYLIEIQLTAVVTSPQSPPLAERHRES, from the coding sequence ATGACTGAAACATCGCACGTTGCGTTACAGTGCATCACCGCCCCGGACGTGCCGCCGCCGGCCGGCCACTACTCCCATGCGGTAAGAACGGGCAATTGGGTATTCGTGTCGGGCGTATTGCCGGTGACGGTGACGCCCGAGGCGGATTTCGCCGCGCAGACCGAGGCGGCTCTGCGCCAGTGCCAGCAGATACTGGCGGCAGCGGGATGCGGCTGGCCGCAGGTGGCGCAATGTACCGCTTATATCGTCGGGATTACCCATTGGCCCGTGTTCAATCAATGCTACGCGCACTTTCTTCAGCACCACAAGCCGGCCCGGGCGGTGGTGCCCGTGCCGGCGCTGCATCACGGTTATTTGATTGAGATCCAACTGACGGCGGTAGTTACTTCGCCCCAGTCGCCCCCGCTGGCGGAACGCCACAGGGAGAGTTAA
- a CDS encoding M20 aminoacylase family protein: protein MKTPFHGVQLADLAPWHAELTALRRRFHQHPELAFAEHHTAATIAQLLDEYGYDVTTGVAGTGVVGTLRLGDADRAIGLRADMDALPINEENTFDYQSRQPGIMHACGHDGHMTMLLGAARYLAITRRFNGTLNVIFQPAEERGFDSGGQRMVDEGLFERFPCDAVFAMHNHPGSPCGRLMSRRGPFMAAGDRVFITVRGVGGHAARPHLAQDPVVGAASIIMALQTVVARNVPPDKTAVVTIGMLHGGKALNVIPAEVQLGLSVRSFDPAIRALLRQRITDIVQLQSASLGLSAEIKYVEGYPVVCNSEAETTLALQVAAELVGEDNVDGDMARLTGSEDFAYLLQARPGCLIRIGNGEAQANKMLHNPGYDFNDNNLVTGAAYWSRLVERYLPPRAS, encoded by the coding sequence ATGAAGACACCTTTTCACGGCGTCCAGCTTGCCGACCTTGCGCCCTGGCACGCCGAACTGACCGCCCTGCGGCGCCGGTTCCACCAGCACCCGGAGCTGGCGTTTGCAGAGCATCATACCGCCGCCACGATTGCACAATTGCTCGACGAATATGGCTATGACGTCACCACCGGCGTCGCGGGCACGGGGGTTGTCGGCACATTGCGGCTCGGGGACGCCGACCGCGCCATCGGGCTACGCGCGGATATGGATGCCCTGCCCATAAATGAAGAAAACACCTTCGACTATCAGAGCCGCCAGCCCGGTATCATGCACGCCTGCGGCCATGACGGCCATATGACGATGCTTCTGGGCGCGGCGCGTTATCTGGCCATTACGCGCCGCTTTAACGGCACCCTAAATGTCATTTTTCAACCGGCGGAAGAGCGCGGCTTCGACAGCGGTGGGCAAAGAATGGTCGACGAAGGCCTATTTGAGCGTTTCCCGTGCGACGCCGTTTTCGCCATGCATAATCACCCCGGCAGCCCCTGCGGACGACTGATGAGCCGGCGCGGCCCGTTTATGGCCGCCGGCGACCGGGTGTTCATTACCGTGCGCGGCGTAGGCGGCCATGCGGCGCGGCCGCACCTGGCGCAGGATCCCGTGGTAGGCGCCGCCAGTATCATCATGGCGCTACAAACGGTGGTGGCGCGAAATGTCCCCCCGGATAAAACGGCGGTGGTCACCATTGGCATGCTGCACGGCGGCAAAGCGCTGAATGTGATCCCCGCTGAAGTGCAACTGGGGCTGAGCGTTCGTAGCTTCGATCCGGCCATTCGCGCGCTGCTGCGCCAACGCATTACCGACATTGTGCAGTTGCAGTCCGCCAGCCTGGGACTGAGCGCCGAGATTAAGTATGTCGAGGGTTATCCGGTGGTCTGCAACAGCGAGGCGGAAACCACTCTGGCGCTACAGGTGGCCGCGGAATTGGTGGGCGAGGACAATGTGGACGGCGACATGGCTAGGCTGACCGGAAGTGAGGATTTCGCCTACCTGCTCCAGGCACGCCCCGGCTGCCTGATACGCATCGGCAACGGTGAAGCACAAGCCAATAAGATGTTGCACAACCCGGGCTATGACTTTAACGATAATAATCTAGTTACCGGTGCCGCCTACTGGTCACGGCTGGTCGAGCGATACTTGCCGCCGCGCGCGTCCTGA
- a CDS encoding YfcC family protein: protein MQHDITADPTRNAPATQRNRKTGTINPYVLLFIMLVITAAATWIVPPGEFDHVLREGVKFAVPGSLHPVARSGVGPGTLFTFIAEGMVKSAPIIFLILFTGGAVNVLEQSGALSNALNAMARRKGSSDTVIILSVCAVFSVLGTTGVVINSVVAFIPLGMLLARSMNLPRIFGVGLIYLGTYAGFNAAIINPGTTGLAQRLAELPLFSGMGFRLGIYLAFAVCAIVFLTLYARRCRREGVANEDENAQQHITANVTPSHWLILAFTALALLTFIYGAVNYGWSENEMSAMFIVVALGVGLIARMRGGAIADTFLQGCAQLIPGALIVGLARAIALVLGHGHILDTLVNAIAGLLAPLNEMFAALGMFISAAVMHIAISSGSGESAALVPLYVPLGDALHITRQVTVETILLGEGVINSVNPTSGVMMAVLAIGRIGYGQWLRFVFPLTLMWLVIAIIAIIIGVQIQWGPF from the coding sequence ATGCAGCACGATATCACCGCAGACCCGACGCGTAACGCACCGGCAACCCAGCGCAACCGAAAGACCGGTACCATCAATCCCTATGTCCTGTTGTTCATTATGCTGGTCATTACCGCGGCGGCAACCTGGATCGTTCCGCCTGGTGAATTCGACCATGTCCTGCGCGAGGGGGTGAAATTTGCCGTACCGGGCAGCCTTCATCCTGTCGCGCGCAGCGGCGTCGGTCCGGGAACATTATTTACCTTTATCGCCGAGGGTATGGTGAAGTCCGCGCCGATTATTTTCTTAATCCTCTTTACCGGCGGCGCGGTTAACGTGTTGGAACAGTCCGGCGCGCTGAGCAATGCGCTAAACGCCATGGCGCGGCGCAAAGGCAGCAGCGACACGGTAATCATCCTTAGCGTCTGCGCGGTGTTCTCGGTGCTGGGCACCACAGGCGTTGTCATCAATTCGGTGGTGGCGTTTATTCCGTTAGGCATGCTATTGGCGCGCTCGATGAATCTGCCGCGTATTTTCGGCGTCGGTCTCATCTACCTGGGTACCTATGCCGGCTTCAACGCCGCCATCATCAACCCGGGCACCACCGGCCTGGCGCAGCGTCTGGCCGAACTGCCGCTGTTTTCCGGCATGGGGTTTCGCCTGGGCATTTATCTCGCTTTTGCCGTCTGCGCAATCGTTTTCCTCACCCTTTATGCCCGCCGCTGTCGCCGCGAAGGCGTGGCTAACGAAGACGAAAACGCACAACAGCACATCACCGCCAACGTCACTCCCTCCCATTGGCTTATTCTGGCTTTCACCGCCCTTGCGCTACTAACGTTCATTTACGGCGCGGTCAACTACGGCTGGTCCGAGAACGAAATGTCGGCAATGTTTATTGTCGTGGCGCTGGGCGTCGGCCTGATTGCCCGAATGCGGGGCGGCGCTATCGCCGACACCTTTTTACAAGGCTGCGCCCAACTGATTCCGGGCGCGCTGATTGTCGGTCTAGCGCGGGCGATTGCGCTGGTGCTGGGGCACGGGCATATTCTCGATACACTCGTGAACGCCATTGCCGGCCTGCTTGCGCCATTAAATGAAATGTTCGCGGCTCTGGGAATGTTCATCAGCGCTGCGGTGATGCATATCGCCATCTCTTCCGGTTCAGGGGAATCGGCCGCGCTGGTGCCGCTGTATGTCCCGCTGGGCGATGCGTTGCACATCACCCGTCAGGTGACGGTCGAAACCATTCTGCTTGGTGAAGGCGTCATTAACTCGGTCAATCCCACCTCCGGCGTAATGATGGCCGTACTGGCCATCGGCCGCATCGGCTATGGTCAGTGGCTGCGGTTCGTCTTTCCCCTCACGCTCATGTGGCTCGTCATCGCCATCATCGCCATCATCATCGGCGTTCAGATCCAATGGGGCCCCTTTTAA